ACGTCATGTACTGCGAGGCGCACTCGTTGCTGCCGGTGAGGACCAGGATGCGGGAATGCATCTTGACGCCCGGAGCCACATTCCTCTGGAGCTGTAGAGGAGTATTTTGGGTTAGATTTGGTAGCTCCGGGTTTACTCTTTAGATTTTCTCTACCCTGGATATGTAGCACAGCGCCATGGACATGCTGCCGGCCAGGAGACTCTCACAAGGAGCACTGAGCCGGGGAGCGTTCATCAGGATGCTGCCCAGCTGCTGCTTCACCGTCTTCTCCACCAGACTAAAGGCCTCGTACTGTCCATCCACTTGGCGCAGCTCCACTTGCCGTTTGGGCAGCGGATACAGGAAGTTTCTGTAACGGAAGAACCATTAGGTGATGCTCATATGTGGCAGCCTCTACTCACGTGGCATGATGGGAGCAGGAGACCACAGCCAGTTTGTTCTGGGCCTTCTGCATCAGGTGCGCATTCCCGAAGGCAATCACCGCCTCCAGGATTTGGGTGAGGTTCTGCGGGTTCTGGCGCACGATGTGCTGCGAGGGGTTCGTGTCCAGCACGATCACCAGGAGGTCGATGCATGATTCGGCTGAAATGTGCGTTCATAAGCCATTGTTTTCACTCGATTCTGGCTCATAACAAATACCTTCTTTGCTTGCTGCTTGATCCGCTTCCATTTTCGCCGGCAATGTTATCGCTAGAGATGCGCACCAGTCGATACTCGCGGTAGGGTACCTCAATGTTCATACGCACAATATTTTGTATTGAATACAAAACGGTGTCACCACCAAACGCCTTCGATTGATCCGCTATCGTTATCGCTGCCACCAATCGTTTGATTCGCTGGGCGTTTCACAATTCTTTTGGGAAACACAACAAAGCTTCACAAAGGACACCATGCTCGTTCTGGTACTCGGCGACCTGCACATCCCGCACCGGTGCAGCAGCCTGCCGGCCAAGTTCAAGAAACTGCTGGTGCCGGGCCGCATCCATCACATCCTGGCCACCGGGAACATCTGCACCAAGGAGTCCTACGACTACCTGAAGTCCCTGGCCAATGATGTGCACATAGTGCGTGGCGACTTCGACGAGAACCTGACGTATCCGGAGCAGAAGGTGGTCACCGTCGGCCAGTTCCGGATCGGGCTGTGCCACGGCCACCAGGTGGTTCCGCGGGGAGACCCGGAGGCACTGGCCCTCATCCAGCGGCAACTGGACGTGGACATCCTGATCACGGGGCACACGTACAAGTTCGAGGCCTACGAGCACGGGAACAAGTTCTACATCAATCCGGGATCGGCCACGGGCGCCTTCAACCCACTGGACACCAATGTGGTGCCCTCGTTCGTGCTGATGGACATCCAGAGCACCACGGTGGTCACGTACGTGTACCAACTGATCGGCGACGAGGTCAAGGTGGAGCGCATCGAGTACAAGAAGATCTAGGGCCCTAGTATTAGCCACCAGCCATTCCCTACCAATCCCTGACCCCCGCATTCTGAGCTCGGCTTCATTAAAGAAATTGTAAATGTACGTAGCAATAAATCAAGTTCTCATTTTTTTATCTGATAAAAAATGCTAGCACCTTGTTTAAATAGAGAATAAAAGTACGATCGGATGAAAGTGAAGTTTTCGATTGTATGCAATAATAAACGCTTAGGAGGTATAGAAAAAGTATGGAATGTAATTATCCTTTTTTGAAACACCCCCAATGGGTTACAGCCACAATAATCTgataaaaaagtttaaattttattaaatagaaTATAAAAAGGAGTTACATCTGATGATCGAGTAGAGTCTGCTCAAAAAGATCGAATTTCGTGCTCAGTTCCTCATTACACACTCTCGATATAAATACATTGGGTTCGGTTTTGTGGCCATCGCTTTTCCAtcgaaataaattatataaatacttttcacAAGCCAGTGGACAGCAAAGTTTGGCAACATCATCAATACGAAGAGTTTGATCTAAAAATCTCTGAATTACGAAAACTTTGCACTTAGATTAAATACAATTATGATTGCTGACTGGCTAATGCTTGCTGCTGATGACAGTTGGAAAAGCAACGAACTGGATTCCCGAGCACGGGAACCGCATTAGCCGAGGCTGTCCACGCACACAGTCTTGAGGGTCTTGCCGGCAATCGTGGTCTTATACTGCTCCGGTAAAGCCAACTCGGTCTGGAAATCAAACGAACATACATGAGTAACTGAAAAGAAGAGAAACCTATCTTAAACTCACATAATCGCCGCTGTCGTCGGGCAACAGGATGTTCATCTCCGAGGACTTGGAGTTGACGATCTCCACGCCCAGCGAGTCCTTGGACAGATACATCTGGCATCCGTCGGTCTTGTCGATCGAAACCGTCGGCACCGAGCCGAGCACCTGCATCTGCACGCTCTGGCAGTTGACAAACTCCACGGAGGCCACCACGGAGTCGAACAGCAGGGAGCACTTCTTGCAGGAGTCGAAGACGATGTTGTTCACCTTGCCCTTGACGGTCAGAGTGGATCCCTCGCACCGGAACACGTACACCACGTTGTTCATCTCGGCGTTCTCCACCAGCAGACCGGTGTTGTTCTTCTGGTACTCGATGATCCACTTCTTTCCGTCGCGCTCGAAAACGGGCGCCTTGGCTTGCGCAGATGGAGCAGCAACGGCCTGGCTGCCGCCCGATTGGGCTGGCGATTTGAACGGAGCCGGTCCGGTGCGCAGAGATGGATTTTTGTGGGTCTGCATGTCGCCAGTGACCTTCTTCAAGCCTGGGGGTGTatcaaaatatacattttgtcACTATGAGAGCACTAAACCATATTTGCAGCTGTGGCTCACCCTTGGTAATGTCGGCACCCTGGTTGATCTGGGCGAATAGGGCGCTGCGATCATCTCCAGCGCTGTCCAGTTTGAGGGCGCTCAGATCCAGcatgggcggcggtgggggcAGACCACcgggtggcggtggtggcggggCACCTCCGGCGGGTGCAGCTCCCTTGCCGGACCACACCAAGCCCGTGGTGTGGTACTGCCGGATGTAGGCCTGCAGTTCGGTGAGCGTCTGCACCCAGGCGCGGGCCCACTCCACATGCTTGACATCCTTCTCCTTCCACTCCTTGAGCACGCGGTTCGTGTAGAACTGGCCGGCGTCGTTCATCTCCTTGACATAGGGACCCGGGGTCTTCTCCACGCACACCCAGCCCAAGGCGGGAATGCTTTCGCTGATGGCCGACAGGTGGTTGAAGAAGGGCGAGGAGCGGTGCTTCTCGCGGAAGTCCTGGATGGCGCTGATCTGCGTCGAGGTCGGCTTCAGGAGCTCCGCCTGCTTGGGCTGCGCCGGCTGGGCAATCTGAGTGGCCAGCGTCACGTACTGCAGTTGGGAGCTGTTCGGGGATTTAACGATGACATTATTTCACTTTTCGCACGGATGACTCATCCAGACTGACTCACCCAAAGGCGCTCTTTACGAGCTCCGCATGCTGCGCCACATCGCCGCCAATTTTGGCGGAGAGGGATAGGTATTGGCTCAGCGGACCCGCCACAATGTCCTCGAATCCGGCGACactcatgttgctgctgggcggcgacggcggtggaggtggtgTTTCTGCTTTTTCTAAAACTGGAAGAGCTTCCTCAACGTCTGCTTCTTCGGCTGGTGGGGGCGggagagtgggcgtgggcagtTCTATGGGCTGTGGCGCTGTTAGAGTGCGTTCCAATCGGTCGACGAGGGTCTCCAGTCGCTCGCAAATGCTCTCCAAGTGGTCGACGGCGGCCGAGGGCTTGGCTTCCGGCTCGTTATCTGAACCAGAATGGCGCGAAAGAGAACGGAAAACGGTCAGTTTGCTTGACAATTATTTCCTATTATTCAAATAACACTGAGTTTATAATGAAAGTAACTTGAGTGAGATGATGTTTCGGCGTGATAAACCCCAGTGAATCGTGCGTTCATAATATCTGACAAAAAGGCGATATAAACTAAGGCGTCTCGAGAGGAATAATCTCTCATCGCGAGCTTGTGGATGGTGATGAACTGGTGCGCTTAATACTTATAAATTCATTATGCAAAAGAGCTAATTCCAACGAGTGAAAGTAATAAACCACATGCAAAAACGGCACAAGACaacgaaaaatcaaaagaGAAGAACTAAGTTGAACCTTTAAACAGAAACACTTGACTTGCAAACTTATTGGCCATCAGAAAGTTAAGTAAATCACTCGACTAATAAAACTTCCTGACGGCGAAAACATAAAGTGAAAGTCAAGCATCCGCTTAAAAAACTGCTGAGAtcgaaaaatacaaatgaatcGGACTCTATCGAAGCTCGCATACCCCGCACGGCCACGCTATGCTCCACAGCCGCATGAGCGGCCCGCAGGAGCTCCGTGTAGAGACGCTGgcgcttcagctccagctcgtCGCGTCCCACCGGCGTGACCGGTGGCTCGATGCAGCCGCTGGACATGGAACGAGGTCAGAGGAGACGATATACTAGCAGTTCAAAGCGTGGCAGGGAATGCAGGGTCAGCCTGCTCTGGTTTCAGCTAAACTAGATGGATATCTTGGCCGCAGTTTAAGCGAAACCAGAACAGGATCTCGAGTAAGCATACATTTCATTCAAGCGCTCGTCGTCGAACCAGGAGGGCAATCCGTGGGCAAAGAACAGAGTTTCCGAGACGACATCCCCCTCGATGTAGGGTGCACACATGCTCTCCCGCTTGGGTGGAGGCAGTGAGTCGGAGAACACCTCGTCGTCGTCCAGCAGGGAGCCCTGATTCTGGCTGGCCAGCagaagcagtggcagtggatcCGGCTCGATGATCTCCGCCCGGTTGCTGATGTTCACCTTCTTCTTGATCGACTGATGTGTGGAGTTGTGCCTGGACAGGCAGCTCTTGGTGGGCGGCGGCTGTGGAGGCGGTGTGGTCGGCGTGACGGCCGCCACCACCACTTCATCAGCCTCCTCCGCCTCGCCGCTGGTCATCGAAGCCGGTGGTGCCGTGGATGTGGAAGAGTGCGTGGAGCGGGTCAGTGGCTCCAGTTCTTTGGGTGCGGAAACTGTCTTTGCGTCTGCAACtggtgctggtgttgttgctggatTTGCTGGTGGTGATTTGATAGCCGCTTCAGCCTGAGTTGGTTGGGCTGTGGAAGTGTTGCTTAAGATTACTCTACATGAAGCTCGAATTACACAGACGGTCATCAAGGAAAGCGCCGATACTTAAGTTGATTACTGCACTTCGCTCTCTGTTTACCTCGCTTCCTGGCTTCATTACGttcatttattgcatttaaaagaCAGCACTTGCCGTGACTTACTATGATGTCATGGTCAGTGATAGATTGAGTGGTTATCTTTTACTGCTTACCTCTGATTTATCATCGTGAGCACACAGAAATCTATAGAATCTCGAATTTTCTTGGctaattacaattatttactgAATATTTCCTAAAACGTTGGAAGACTGACCTTCATTTGAGTTTCTATATTCGTCACGTAAGCGGTGGAACACTACTCTATACTATACGTTCGATCTGATGGATGAGCACGATCTAAGTGCTCAAAAAATATGTGTGCAATGTCATTAGATATTCCTCATTAATCAACTGCGAATCGGCGCAATTCCTTGATATTCCGTAAATACTCGTTtaaaattcacaaaaataaACCGAGGAGAAAGCACAGTAAAGACAACTCAAAAGTAAACAGAAAAGGCCACTGAAGGCAGCTTGAAGTACTCGGATTGAAATGAAAGGAATCACAAGTTGTGGTCAGCTGCAGTGGCATTGCAGTGGCGGCGGAGAACCGGCCGGATACGGGTCTTCGTTCCGGAGAGCAAACAGCAGCCGAGACAGCTGTTGAGCTCGAAAGCCGGAGAACGAGTGGAATAGCTGGGGTGGTGGGGAAATACTTAGGGTTGCGTCAGTACCAGTGTTTGGCTGGGTGCTGGGTTTATCCTCGGGATTATCCGGTTCCAGGGGCTCCTTTTCTGGCTTTACAGGTTGTGGCTCCTCCTTCGGAGTTCCTGGCTTGCCGTTCAGCTGGGGTTCCACCTTTTCGGTGGCCTGTACTTCGTTCTCCTCCTCCGCGTTCCCTttatccttctccttcttgcCCGCCTTGGGATTCGATCGGCAGCAGGAGAACATTTTGCAGGTGGTTTTGGCTGCGCTTTTCCGGTGCTCAACACTCTAGATACGAATCAAGCACATTATGTAAGTTCCGTTTGTGGACTGCGGATGCCCGTGAAGCTCAAGCGGCGGTCACAACACTGACAGCacaccaaaccaaaccaaacgaaatCAAGTCAGTAGAAGCAGCAGCCATACAAGCCACTCAACGGGTTTCCAAGGGACGTGGCCACTCCTTGCTCATGGGGCGTGCGATGTGTCTATCCAGCAGTGTATGGCCCGAATATATTGGCACATTAAAAGAGGTCCTCAGAGTTGTGCGGACCTCCAACTGGGTCAAGTGACTGCCGCCCAAGCACAGAACCAAATGACACACAAATGCGATTACACACGGAGAACACACCCTAAACGAAGCGCACGCCCACGCACTCGGATTCGCATTCGATTGGGACTCGGTTATGATTCGATTCGTATCGTATGGTTTCGAACTCGAAGGACTCAACAGGACTTAACAGGACTCTGTTAGCACAGCCCCGCTGTTAACTGTGCAGTTGCGTTGCCTTGTTGGGCTATTTGGCGCTGCTTTTGACCATTTCGGGCCAGCCACCGACTGGCAATGAAAATGTGTTTCATTAATAACCGCTTTTGGCCTGGCATGCAGGATTTTGTGCAAGCTGCGGCGATATCTTGCACTTTTGCAGCAGAGAAAGCTCGCGGTCCaggcggaaaatggaaaactctcTGAGAGAGTTGCGCAGACAGCACTTTGATTGTGATTTCGTGATACCCTTGCAATGGGTGGCGCGACTTTGGTGAGGGAAATGCCAGCCGATCCCATAGTTTTATCAGCTCTATAAGGCGGGGTTCACCGATCAATTACTTCTGACAACCCCGAGTTAtctttactatttaaaaagtttccaAGAATATGATAATGGAACTATTACACCATTGTGAGCATAAACACTACTTTAATCATATCTTGCCTATAAAAGAGCTCTATGTAAATGAGTTCTTTGtgaacagcagcagaaggGTATGCAAAATTCGACTCTGCTTAGACTTCCACTTCGTTTGCTTgccagtttttgttttggcctcAGTGCAATGGGTTTATTGCACCGGCAACAGCGACGTTGTTTTTGTCTTTAAGTAGCTTAAAACAAATGGCTGGCAATTAGAGTGGGAAATGCATCGGCAGCCGGGGGATGGGGGGGAGGCGCCGAGGAACTGAGGGGAAGTAAGCCGAGATTCAACTTTCGCCTGGCGATACTAGTTCTCCTTGTGGTCTTGATGCGTTTTTTTTGCGGCAGATGCGTTTGTTGCGTGCAGCAAGCAAAGGAGAAATGCGAAAAACTAGAAACCAAGAAGATTAAATGTCTGCAGCTGAGGAACCGTTATGCCAGCggcgcgagtgtgtgtgtgagctcgAGTTACCGGTGGGGGAAAATGGTAGAAGGAAAATCGCCCACCTTATAAGGCGAGGTGTTATTTTTTCCACCGAAATCGAGGCGAGCGGTAATCTCTGCCGATTTTCAAGCGCGATTCGCTGATAAAagcgttttggccaactttttgACTCATTCCCGCACAAACACAAGCGAACGGGTTTGCTCTTGCGtaaactacatacatatatgtacatatacgtacatatataaactatGTGTCTGTGAGtcagcgaaacaaaaacaaaagatggCCACAACAGCTGAGTAGTTAGTTTTTCTTATCGGGGGTTAACAATCGCAACGGCAGCTGCTAAGGGTTAATTTGCATACACTTGCTGGCAATTATTCAGTTTGATTTTTATGCCATGGAATCGGATGTGAAATCATCGTTAAAAATACACCATGTagatttaattttacaaaCAACATGAATCACACAAAAATAGCCATCACACAGCTGTCTCTTGTCTTTTTGCTCTCtccactgttgttgttgtgtgtgttcAAACACCCACAGCCTgcaagcacacacatacacacatacacacaggcAAATTCGtgccagcaccacccacccctCCCCGTTAACCGTTAATTTCGCAGACACTTTCAGCCGGCGAATGGGAGAAAGGAAATTGCGAAAAATAGCAAAGCCCCGCTTAAAAGAACGCTGTAAGCAAAAGCAGGAACTACTCACCTTTGAAGTGGCTGATGAATTCGCAAGGATCTGCAATTGTATTCCGAGAACTGACGAGAAGCTGAGTGGTGAACACCGGCGAAATGGCGAAAATAATAACTTGGCGTGGCTTTTGGTGTGACCAGACGTGCGCTCGCGGAAAAAGTCAAGCGACTTAACCCTTATGTAGACTGCAAAAAATCtaaaagtaattatttacttaagcAATTTAACACTTAAGAAATGGTTGTTTAAttgtataaaacaatttataagTGCCATAGCtagtatacaaagtaaattccAAACTATTTACTATGTATTAAGGTTTTTTTGATATGCAtaccaatttattttatttggatttcAAAGGCTACATTTGTACTAGAATGCATCCTCAGAAATTGTCGCTACTTTCAGTtcagtaaaatattttttgaaactTGTTATTTTATGCAGATGTTTTCCAATAAAATATGGCTTACATACTCAGTCTagcatattaattaaaaaatcgaagcggatattttattttttaaatgaaaaatttataaatggttgtataaatttataaactacTATTTAAGTGCCATAGCTAGTATAAATTAATTCCTAAATGATTTACTAtgcataaaaattgtttgatttgcattcaaaaaaattaaattttgatttcaaaGGCTACATGTCTACTAGAGTGCAACCTCAGAAATTGACGCTATTTCCAGTTctgtaaattttttttttaatcttgtTCATATTATTTGCTCAATGCAGTTGTTTTCCAATAAAATGTCGTTCCCTACATACTCAGTCTcgcatattaattaaaaaattaaagcgaacattttatttattaaattaaaagctgCTCAAGAATTATCACATGCTTGCTTGGTATTTTGTGAGATCCGGCGCCTGGTCTCACTTAGGAACACGTATTTTACTTATTCTTGCGAAGCGCATCGCTTAAAACTTGATTACGCTTGGATAACAAGATGCACCCGCCTCCCAAGTGACTGAACAGGTAGCGAAGTGACCCTGAATGAGCGTGGGTAGGCAGCCGGCACCTCTGGAAAGCCCTAATCCCAGGTCCGCCACCCATTTGCAGGTTATGTCCGCTTGTGTACACTGCGACGGGGAACCGAAGAAGCAACAGGAGCGGATTCCTGGCAGAAGAGACAACGGCTGGTCGAGAAACCGCCCCCTGACCTGCGCAACATGATTGAGGTGCTGTGCCTGCTGCTCGGCAggatcctgctgctcctggttgGCGGCTACGAACTGATGTGGCGGCTCCGAGAGCGGCTCAATGCACTGGTCATCCGGTCATATGACCTTTGGCGCAGCGGAACGGCACGTGAGGCGCACGAGCGGCGCGTGCTCGCCGAGTGCCGCTCCCAGTTGACCAAGACGCCGCAGCATCTGGTCCTGGTTATCTCCCCCGTGGACGCCGGCGTGGATGCGGTGCTCCTGAGCAGGATCTTCGACTTTGCCCTGGACGTGGGCATCAAACACGTCAGCCTGTACGACAGGCGCACGAAAGGCAGCGGCTATGTGGACATGGCCGATCTGTGTCGGTCAACCAGCGGGGACACGGGCAGCTGCTTAAAGTGGCCACCCGGTCCAAGTCCCAGCAAACTGGAGAGCCAGCCCAAAAACGGACAAAAGTCAAATGGTTATGTGAACGGTTCACATTCCCCTCAATTGCAGGTGAGTGGCGGCGTCTGATAAGCCGTAAACAGTAATGGACTTTAGAACCATGTTGGAAATACCCTTAGAGAATACTTACTACACTATTAGTGTA
This genomic stretch from Drosophila teissieri strain GT53w chromosome 2L, Prin_Dtei_1.1, whole genome shotgun sequence harbors:
- the LOC122614957 gene encoding general transcription factor IIH subunit 3, with product MEADQAASKEAESCIDLLVIVLDTNPSQHIVRQNPQNLTQILEAVIAFGNAHLMQKAQNKLAVVSCSHHATNFLYPLPKRQVELRQVDGQYEAFSLVEKTVKQQLGSILMNAPRLSAPCESLLAGSMSMALCYISRLQRNVAPGVKMHSRILVLTGSNECASQYMTFMNVFFTAQKLGITIDTCALDKTLSLLQQGCDITSGQFLKVTQLDGLLQYLLWVFLPAPQIRHKLVLPPPPKVDYRASCFCHRELIDIGYVCSVCLSVFCKYSPICTTCHTIFKNPGPLPIKGKKKKKTDKQM
- the LOC122614965 gene encoding vacuolar protein sorting-associated protein 29, encoding MLVLVLGDLHIPHRCSSLPAKFKKLLVPGRIHHILATGNICTKESYDYLKSLANDVHIVRGDFDENLTYPEQKVVTVGQFRIGLCHGHQVVPRGDPEALALIQRQLDVDILITGHTYKFEAYEHGNKFYINPGSATGAFNPLDTNVVPSFVLMDIQSTTVVTYVYQLIGDEVKVERIEYKKI
- the LOC122614937 gene encoding adenylyl cyclase-associated protein 1 isoform X1 is translated as MFSCCRSNPKAGKKEKDKGNAEEENEVQATEKVEPQLNGKPGTPKEEPQPVKPEKEPLEPDNPEDKPSTQPNTAQPTQAEAAIKSPPANPATTPAPVADAKTVSAPKELEPLTRSTHSSTSTAPPASMTSGEAEEADEVVVAAVTPTTPPPQPPPTKSCLSRHNSTHQSIKKKVNISNRAEIIEPDPLPLLLLASQNQGSLLDDDEVFSDSLPPPKRESMCAPYIEGDVVSETLFFAHGLPSWFDDERLNEIGCIEPPVTPVGRDELELKRQRLYTELLRAAHAAVEHSVAVRDNEPEAKPSAAVDHLESICERLETLVDRLERTLTAPQPIELPTPTLPPPPAEEADVEEALPVLEKAETPPPPPSPPSSNMSVAGFEDIVAGPLSQYLSLSAKIGGDVAQHAELVKSAFGSQLQYVTLATQIAQPAQPKQAELLKPTSTQISAIQDFREKHRSSPFFNHLSAISESIPALGWVCVEKTPGPYVKEMNDAGQFYTNRVLKEWKEKDVKHVEWARAWVQTLTELQAYIRQYHTTGLVWSGKGAAPAGGAPPPPPPGGLPPPPPMLDLSALKLDSAGDDRSALFAQINQGADITKGLKKVTGDMQTHKNPSLRTGPAPFKSPAQSGGSQAVAAPSAQAKAPVFERDGKKWIIEYQKNNTGLLVENAEMNNVVYVFRCEGSTLTVKGKVNNIVFDSCKKCSLLFDSVVASVEFVNCQSVQMQVLGSVPTVSIDKTDGCQMYLSKDSLGVEIVNSKSSEMNILLPDDSGDYTELALPEQYKTTIAGKTLKTVCVDSLG
- the LOC122614937 gene encoding adenylyl cyclase-associated protein 1 isoform X2 is translated as MSVAGFEDIVAGPLSQYLSLSAKIGGDVAQHAELVKSAFGSQLQYVTLATQIAQPAQPKQAELLKPTSTQISAIQDFREKHRSSPFFNHLSAISESIPALGWVCVEKTPGPYVKEMNDAGQFYTNRVLKEWKEKDVKHVEWARAWVQTLTELQAYIRQYHTTGLVWSGKGAAPAGGAPPPPPPGGLPPPPPMLDLSALKLDSAGDDRSALFAQINQGADITKGLKKVTGDMQTHKNPSLRTGPAPFKSPAQSGGSQAVAAPSAQAKAPVFERDGKKWIIEYQKNNTGLLVENAEMNNVVYVFRCEGSTLTVKGKVNNIVFDSCKKCSLLFDSVVASVEFVNCQSVQMQVLGSVPTVSIDKTDGCQMYLSKDSLGVEIVNSKSSEMNILLPDDSGDYTELALPEQYKTTIAGKTLKTVCVDSLG
- the LOC122626115 gene encoding dehydrodolichyl diphosphate synthase complex subunit NUS1 isoform X1, which codes for MSVGYVRLCTLRRGTEEATGADSWQKRQRLVEKPPPDLRNMIEVLCLLLGRILLLLVGGYELMWRLRERLNALVIRSYDLWRSGTAREAHERRVLAECRSQLTKTPQHLVLVISPVDAGVDAVLLSRIFDFALDVGIKHVSLYDRRTKGSGYVDMADLCRSTSGDTGSCLKWPPGPSPSKLESQPKNGQKSNGYVNGSHSPQLQLHQISASDGHALIADVCRELYEGRETELVQSLLKQKREALTEQITDMLSKRLGFEAPEPELGIVFARQTCTYGLLPWHARFTEFHTHPSGRHFDVETFANILCKYSRCEQRWGT
- the LOC122626115 gene encoding dehydrodolichyl diphosphate synthase complex subunit NUS1 isoform X2, coding for MIEVLCLLLGRILLLLVGGYELMWRLRERLNALVIRSYDLWRSGTAREAHERRVLAECRSQLTKTPQHLVLVISPVDAGVDAVLLSRIFDFALDVGIKHVSLYDRRTKGSGYVDMADLCRSTSGDTGSCLKWPPGPSPSKLESQPKNGQKSNGYVNGSHSPQLQLHQISASDGHALIADVCRELYEGRETELVQSLLKQKREALTEQITDMLSKRLGFEAPEPELGIVFARQTCTYGLLPWHARFTEFHTHPSGRHFDVETFANILCKYSRCEQRWGT